In Salvelinus alpinus chromosome 30, SLU_Salpinus.1, whole genome shotgun sequence, a single genomic region encodes these proteins:
- the LOC139559604 gene encoding cAMP-responsive element modulator-like isoform X2, whose product MAVTGDETESAATGDMPAYQLRSPTSSGLPQGLVMAASPGSLSMHNPPMHTEEVTRKREVRLMKNREAARECRKKKKEYVKCLENRVAVLENQNKTLIEELKALKDIYCHKNE is encoded by the exons ATGGCTGTTACTGGAGATGAGACTGAATCAG CTGCCACTGGAGATATGCCAGCATACCAGCTCCGTTCGCCCACCTCGTCGGGCCTACCCCAGGGTCTGGTGATGGCTGCGTCCCCAGGATCCCTGTCCATGCACAATCCCCCGATGCACACTGAGGAGGTAACACGCAAAAGGGAGGTCCGCCTCATGAAGAACAG GGAGGCTGCAAGGGAGTGCCGCAAGAAAAAGAAAGAGTATGTCAAGTGTCTGGAGAACCGTGTGGCCGTGCTGGAAAACCAAAACAAGACCCTCATTGAGGAACTCAAAGCGCTAAAGGACATTTACTGCCACAAGAATGAGTAG